Genomic window (Candidatus Atribacteria bacterium ADurb.Bin276):
AAAATCCAGTTTGATCAGCCAAACGATTTAATTCATCTCTGTAAACTCGATGAGCAATCGGTGGACCAGACTCTTGGATAAGGTATGGCCACTCTAAAATAGCTAATCGAAACCGGGTCACTCGATAAGCTTCTTGTAAAGCTTTAAGTCGGTTATCAGTTTCATGAAAGACTAATCCCATAAAAACCAGATCGAAGGACTCATCAGGGAAAGGAAGCGCTTCTGCCAAGCCTTCTATAAATTGAACCTGGGGTGCGATTTTTTTGGCAAGGGGGATAAATTCCGGATTAGCATCGATTCCAATAGTTTCAAAACCATGCTGATAAAAAGCTTCGGCGAAAACACCGCTTCCAGTTCCAACGTCTAAAATTCGGTGGAAAGAAGCTCCTTCAGTTGCAATGTTAACTACCCGATTCAGTTCAAGGCGCTCCAATCGTTCAGGATTGCGTAGACGGTTGATATCTCCTTGAAATCGGCGTTCATGCATTTTTGACCCCCAGTTTTGAAGATACTGACATTAAACTACCTAATGATTTTACCCAATTGGAGCAATTACATCAATTTATCTAAAAATATTGACAAGATTCATGTTTTAAAATTATTCTTAATTTGTACTCATTCCAAATAAAATATAAGTCTAAGATAGTAAATTGATTATTATGAGAGAATATTTAATACTGTTTTGTTTTTTAATATTTTTAATATTATAAAAATATGCATCCAAGCCCTGATTGGTATTAGATAAGAATCAAAGTATCTATCTAAAAAGACATTGCAAGGAGTTCAACCGGCTTTAGATTGGACGACGTGAGAATCTCATCTTTTAAAATAGTTATGAATTAAAAAAAAGATGACGAATCAAATCTTTCT
Coding sequences:
- the ycgJ_1 gene encoding putative methyltransferase YcgJ, producing the protein MHERRFQGDINRLRNPERLERLELNRVVNIATEGASFHRILDVGTGSGVFAEAFYQHGFETIGIDANPEFIPLAKKIAPQVQFIEGLAEALPFPDESFDLVFMGLVFHETDNRLKALQEAYRVTRFRLAILEWPYLIQESGPPIAHRVYRDELNRLADQTGFSRIEVFELAHFLLYRLEKK